The following proteins are co-located in the Rippkaea orientalis PCC 8801 genome:
- a CDS encoding 1-acyl-sn-glycerol-3-phosphate acyltransferase, with protein MPKVHSRLEFIPQRFNDGVVKLVHLLLPLVLRFRTRPWLMGGIVRIDAVHTERLVDLYQQFQGGKIRFLMGFRHAEVEDPLCLLYLMSRLLPQAAIQAGIKLQLPIHNHFIYDRGMTIWAGKWLGWLFSRGGGIPIHRGKPLDRAALREARGLLINGRFPFTIAPEGATNGHGETLSPLEPGLAQLGFWGVEDLNKANRQELVYILPMGIRYYFVTPSWQKIEGLLGQLESQSGLEVKQLSQEHWKNPANYLYPRLLSLGEHLLTKIEEFYRRFYHQSLPKLNEDSSSNYNQFLALRLQRLLDVALKVAENYFGLSSQGSIIDRCRRLEEAGWNYIYREDIKDLKTLSALDLGLANWVAEEADLRLKHMRMVESFVAVSANYIQEKPTAERFAETLWILFDTIERIKGKKMPRRPYLGKRWVKITIGEPICVTERWENYHNSRQQAKQAVNQLTEDLQIALEKLIVDE; from the coding sequence ATGCCCAAGGTTCATAGTCGCCTGGAATTTATCCCCCAACGCTTCAATGATGGGGTTGTTAAGCTAGTGCATCTCCTGTTACCTTTGGTGCTAAGATTCCGAACAAGACCTTGGTTAATGGGGGGAATTGTTCGCATTGACGCGGTTCATACTGAAAGATTAGTCGATCTTTATCAGCAATTCCAGGGGGGGAAAATCCGTTTTTTGATGGGGTTTCGTCATGCAGAGGTGGAAGATCCTTTGTGTTTGCTGTATTTGATGTCTCGTTTGCTTCCCCAAGCAGCGATTCAAGCCGGAATTAAGCTACAATTACCGATTCATAACCATTTTATCTACGATCGCGGGATGACCATTTGGGCGGGAAAATGGCTAGGGTGGTTGTTTTCTAGGGGAGGAGGTATTCCTATCCATCGGGGAAAACCTCTTGATCGCGCGGCGTTACGGGAGGCCAGAGGGTTGTTGATTAATGGACGTTTTCCCTTTACCATAGCTCCTGAAGGCGCAACCAATGGTCATGGAGAAACTCTTAGTCCCTTAGAACCTGGATTAGCACAATTAGGATTTTGGGGAGTAGAAGACTTAAATAAAGCAAATCGTCAAGAATTGGTTTATATTCTGCCGATGGGTATTCGGTATTATTTTGTGACACCTTCTTGGCAAAAAATTGAAGGGTTATTAGGTCAATTAGAATCACAAAGTGGCTTAGAAGTCAAGCAGTTAAGTCAAGAACATTGGAAAAATCCCGCTAACTACCTTTATCCCCGTTTGTTAAGTCTTGGGGAACATTTATTGACAAAAATCGAGGAATTTTATCGTCGATTTTATCATCAATCTCTACCTAAGCTTAATGAGGATTCCTCCTCTAATTATAATCAATTTTTAGCTCTACGATTACAAAGATTATTAGATGTGGCTTTAAAGGTTGCAGAGAACTATTTTGGTTTGTCGTCTCAAGGAAGCATAATTGATCGGTGTCGTCGTTTAGAAGAGGCAGGATGGAATTATATTTACCGAGAAGATATTAAAGATTTAAAAACGTTATCTGCTTTAGACTTAGGGTTAGCAAATTGGGTGGCTGAAGAAGCAGACTTACGACTAAAACACATGAGAATGGTCGAAAGTTTTGTCGCAGTGAGTGCAAATTACATTCAGGAAAAACCCACAGCAGAAAGATTTGCAGAAACGTTATGGATTTTATTTGATACAATCGAAAGAATTAAGGGTAAAAAAATGCCTCGCCGTCCCTATTTAGGAAAAAGATGGGTTAAAATTACCATTGGTGAACCCATCTGTGTTACCGAACGTTGGGAGAATTATCACAATAGTCGTCAACAGGCAAAGCAAGCAGTTAATCAGTTAACAGAAGATTTACAAATAGCCTTAGAAAAGTTGATCGTTGATGAGTAA